One genomic region from Jiangella sp. DSM 45060 encodes:
- the ftsW gene encoding putative lipid II flippase FtsW: MSTVDQRPPGGSAGGAGGSGSGASGAGSKPLRTAATESLRRLLQRPLASYYLVLGSAGLLLVLGLIMVFSASSVMSRVQFGYPYYYFARQLGWVIVGLPMAWVASRMPARLIRRFGLPMLVVAAMLLALTFVPGLGVTRGGNTNWLDLGGPFLIQPSEPAKLALIVWGAGMFALKGRLLTQWKHLMIPFVPVAAAIVALTIGQRDLGTALVLMAIVLTLLWVVGVPTWLFGLALGVVGVVGAYFVTASENRMSRVVSFLDPFSDFSGTGYQAANSIYAFATGGWWGSGLGASRLKWGQLPEAHTDFIFSILGEELGLPGALMVLGLFFALGFAGIRIAMRTTDTFTRLAAAGITGWLIVQAIINLGSVLVVFPVIGVPLPLVSYGGASMVVVIVAVGILMALAKEEPGAREALAARKQARRERRRLRRMRA; encoded by the coding sequence GTGAGCACGGTCGACCAGCGGCCGCCGGGCGGTTCGGCCGGCGGGGCCGGCGGGTCGGGCTCCGGCGCCTCGGGGGCCGGGTCGAAGCCACTGCGGACCGCCGCGACCGAGTCGCTGCGCCGCCTGCTGCAACGTCCGCTCGCGTCGTACTACCTGGTGCTCGGGTCGGCCGGCCTGCTGCTGGTGCTCGGCCTGATCATGGTCTTCTCGGCGTCGAGCGTGATGTCGCGGGTGCAGTTCGGCTACCCGTACTACTACTTCGCCCGCCAGCTGGGGTGGGTCATCGTCGGGCTGCCCATGGCGTGGGTCGCGTCGCGGATGCCGGCCCGGCTGATCCGCCGGTTCGGGCTGCCGATGCTGGTCGTGGCGGCGATGCTGCTGGCGCTGACGTTCGTGCCCGGCCTCGGCGTCACGCGCGGCGGCAACACCAACTGGCTCGACCTCGGCGGACCGTTCCTCATCCAGCCGTCCGAGCCGGCGAAACTGGCGCTGATCGTGTGGGGCGCCGGCATGTTCGCGTTGAAGGGCCGGCTGCTGACGCAGTGGAAGCACCTGATGATCCCGTTCGTGCCGGTGGCCGCGGCGATCGTCGCGCTGACCATCGGCCAGCGCGACCTCGGCACGGCGCTCGTGCTGATGGCGATCGTGCTGACGCTGCTGTGGGTCGTGGGCGTGCCGACGTGGCTGTTCGGGCTGGCGCTCGGTGTGGTGGGTGTGGTGGGTGCGTACTTCGTCACCGCCTCCGAGAACCGCATGTCGCGCGTCGTCAGCTTCCTCGACCCGTTCTCCGACTTCTCCGGCACCGGGTACCAGGCCGCCAACTCGATCTACGCGTTCGCCACCGGTGGCTGGTGGGGGAGCGGGCTGGGCGCGAGCCGGCTGAAGTGGGGCCAGCTGCCCGAGGCTCACACCGACTTCATCTTCTCCATCCTCGGCGAGGAGCTCGGGCTGCCCGGCGCGCTGATGGTGCTCGGTCTGTTCTTCGCGCTCGGGTTCGCCGGCATCCGCATCGCCATGCGCACCACCGACACGTTCACCCGCCTGGCGGCGGCCGGGATCACCGGCTGGCTGATCGTCCAGGCGATCATCAACCTCGGCAGTGTCCTCGTCGTCTTCCCGGTCATCGGCGTGCCGCTGCCGCTGGTGTCGTACGGTGGCGCTTCCATGGTCGTCGTCATCGTCGCGGTCGGGATCCTGATGGCGCTCGCCAAGGAGGAGCCCGGCGCGCGCGAAGCTCTGGCGGCGCGCAAGCAGGCACGGCGGGAGCGTCGCCGGTTGAGGAGGATGCGCGCGTGA